The genomic stretch GAGGAGGGGTCCTGGGAGGAAGGGCGGGGCCGCTTCGAGGGGCCCAACTGTGCTCTGGGTCATTAATGCCTGCTAGCCAGTCTGCacttgggtggggggaggtgagcagTGAGACCAGAAAGATGACACCCCACCTCATTATTGAAAAAATGTTCCTGGTCTCAGTTTACAAGTCACGGCATAGAGAACATATCCtattagtcttttattttaatgatggaTTTCTCAGCAGTCATTCTGAATTACAGTGCTAGGCCCGATAGCCATCACATTAGAGCTTTCCCTGTTAAAGTTAGCTTATTTTTGCCTGATTAAaggataattttaataattagtttTAATATGAATgtaatctttatttcattttagttgttAATACCATAGTACTAGCAGACAGCCCTCCTGAGCACTTAATTTTACATAATTACTGATAGCAAATTGGTATTTACTGCATTCAAGCAGGAAAACCCAGCTTCAGACTGAttaccaaaaacattttttctaaaacgttttaaaataagtatatgaaaatgtGTAATGAATTGTTGTTTAAAAGTTTGTTAGTAGAACTTGGTAAGAAAATTCCTAATTAAAAAAAGTCATCCCACTCAAACGTGTAAGTCTTTATCCTTAAACAGGTAGTGGGGCCAGAAATAGACCGCTTTCCTCCTTGGTTGATTacaaagggagggagagggagagagggtgacTTCAATTATCAGGGATAATTTAAGAAGGGAAAGACTTGGGGGACAGAGCCACCTGGACAAGCTCACCTGAGACACAGTTACAAAAACTGCGTCCGTGGGACTGTGGGAGAAGAGCGCTTCCACTGGGTGTGCTCGGCTCGTTGTAGGTCCAGAAGGTGGTCGTGAGAGTACACGAAACAAAATAGGAAGCACCccatttccagatgaggaaactgaggcttggggagatTTAAATCCTTAGCACAAGGAGGAAAGCGAGCCCCAGTGTCTGCTCCAGCACGTGCTCTCCGCCGCCCCACACCCCAgccaggtggtggggagggacgTGCGTTTTGCTGGGGCTCCCAGGGTTGGGTCTGAGCCCAACCCAGGACCTTTCCCCAAGAAGCAGCTTGAGCCAGGGTGGCCCTGCCTCCGCCACCTGGCCCCAGCGTCTCTATAAATAGCCGGGGTTCCGAGGCGTGAGCTTGTGATCCTCTGGCTGGCACTGCCCTTCACGTTTCCTCCCCCCAGGCTGTCCTTGGAGTGCAGCTGGTGGTGACGTTGCTCACTGCCACCCTCATGCATAGGCTTGCACCACACTGCTCCTTCGCGCGCTGGCTGCTCTGCAATGGCAGGtgagccacaccccctccccgggCGGTGGGCGGAGCCCCTAAGGCCCCGCCCTCCCTGGTTTTTCTCCTAGCCCTGCCTGAAGCCCTGCAAGacgaggtttttttgttttgtttaaaaaaaaaaaaaaacccaactttgcTGAGATGTAATTGACGTACAATCTGCAAATATTTGAAGTACACAGTTGGATCAATTTTGACAGATTGTACACATCGCTCAGACCATCTCCACACTCAGAAGAGCAGCTGCTTCCCCCACTCCTGCTCCCCTTCATCCCTACTCTAGCTGTAGATCTGTTTCCTGAAGCTTTTTTTTGTCCCGGTTTGGGTTTCGGAGCCTTTCTGAGAATCTGGTGGAAATTGTGAACTCTCTAGGGCAATTCACATGGCAGTTCCTCCAGGAGAGTTAGCCAGCAGATTCTGGGATGTCTAGGACCCCTGCTGCACTCCGCTAACCAaccccccagcccacctccccgGCCTTCCCCTGGCTTTGGATGGCCCCTACCCATCCTGTCCCAGGCTTTTGGGGGGCCAGGCTTCCCTCTGACTACAGTTCCTGCTTTGATCCCCGCCCCGCACCCAAGGTTCACTGCCTTGGTCCCCCCCTCCCATGCCCAAGCTTTCCTGACTGCCTGTCTCTGCCCTCAGTCTCTTCCGATACAAGCACCCTTCCGAGGAAGAGCTTCGGGCCCTGGCGgggaagcagaggcccagaggcaggaaggagcggTGAGTGAACCCCCAGCCTTAGGTAAGTGGCTCCCTTCCAGGGGAGGCCATGAGGGCACAGGGCCTTCCCTGCCCACTTCCAGGCACTGCTCTGGGCACAGGAGAATTGGGGACACCCCAGGCTGAGGAGATGGTCACTGTCATTCACTGGTTGCCTCCAGTTGGCGTCTAATGCTTATTGGAAGTTTGCTCTGGGCCAGCCCTATGGGTGGGTGGTGGCCACACCCTGGCATTCAGAGGACACCCAGGCTGGGGGAGAAGGTACCTCCTAGGCCTCCTGTGCTCTGAGGGTGACATGGTAGAGCCTctcaggctggggtggggtggaccGCCATggctgcctggggaggggaggatagAGGGTGCTGTTCTGACacattcccccctcctcccaggtgGGCCAATGGCTATAGTGAGGAGAAGCCGTTATCCGTGCCCCGAGACACCCCTTTCCAGCTGGAGACCTGTCCCCTCACAGCCGTTGATGCCCTCGGTAACAGCTGGGTCCCCAACTCCCCTGGCCCTTGGCTCACACCCtggtggggttggtggggggagcATCCTGGGCGGGCTAAGCTGGGGGCTCAATTGCATGCTCCCCGCAGTCCTGCGCTTCTTCCTGGAGTACCAGTGGTTTGTGGACTTCGCGGTGTACTCGGGTGGCGTGTACCTCTTCACAGAGGCCTACTACTATGTGCTGGGCCCGGCCAAGGAGACCAACATCGCTGTGTTCTGGTGCCTGCTCACCATCGCCTTCTCTATGTATCCTTCCTCTTAGCTCCCCAGGTGGGGAAGGTGGAGGCATGTGGAAGCTGGACCCCAGGCTCCTTGTCACCCCAGAAACTCAGTGGTGTAAAGCAGTCactattttatgttttcctgGGCCGGGGCTCAGCTGGGTTGCCTCATATCTGCTCCAAGTGGGCTTGCCTTTCAGCAGTCTAGAGCAAGCTTCCTCACCACAGGGgccaggaaggaaaagggggCACTGCAGGCCTCCTGAGGCTTTGCCTGAAGTCGGTCCACCCCAGCCCTGTCCATTCTCTGGGTCAAAGCAACTCAGCAGTCCAGAACAGATGCAGGGGCTGGCAAAGAGACGTCccttctgtaatttttttagGAAGCTGCATAGAGAGCAGAGAGGCAAAACTGTGACTTTGAGGACCCAAGTCAGAGACAATGTCCTTGTGGAATGGGCTTGCAAAGAAGGGCAGATTGGAGATAGAGACTTGTATCTCTTGCAGCCTCTCAGAGGAACGGGAAACTCAGGAGCTGTGAATTCAGCCAGGAGGCTGAGTGGGTCAGGGAGACTTGACCTcctgacagacagacagacagaggcagagtTGGCCATTTCTAACTGACCACCGGCAGTGTGATGAGGCCAAGCTGGAGGCCTGGCTCAGGACCGCCCGCTCGCTGATGACACAGGCCTGAACAGCAGTGAGCCTCGTGTCATGGGCTTGCCCAGCAACTCACTCCTCTGCTCCCCAGGACTCCAAGCCTGAACTTCCATATTTGTGATCTGGAGTCGGGGGGAGGGGTCACTGGTTGTGGggggtggatgggggaggggtcacTACAGGCACTGGAGGCCTCCTTAGCCCTGCCCCCAGCAAGGTGTTCCTGACCGTGACCCGGCTGTACTTCAGTGCAGAGGAGGGGGGCGAGCGCTCAGTCTGCCTCACCTTcgccttcctcttcctcctcctggccATGCTGGTGCAGGTGGTGCCGGAGGAGACCCTTGAGCTGGGCCTGGAGCCAGGTATGTGCAGTCTGGGACCTGGGGTCTCCGCCTCCATCACTGCCTCATGTAAGCTGGCGAAGGCGGGGTTTAAGTGGCTTTTCCACCTGCACAGTAGGTGAAGGAAGGGACCCCTGGGGCCCGAGCAGTCTCCATGGGTAATTTGGGGGAGGAAATAGATAATGGTATAAAATTCATAAAGTACAAGAGGATATAGAATGAAAATCATCCTTCTACGCTGGTTCTCCTCCCCAGAGGAAACCTAGGGCACCACATTCCCGTATTCACATAAAACAGTTGTGTATATGTCTCTATGCCTTGTCTTTTTCCcttagaaacaataaatattattatcatattaagcaaagtaagtcagacataaatgaacttatttcaaaacagaaatagagtcacagacatagaaaagaaacttatggttaccaaaggggaaagtgggatcggggagataaattaggagtttgggattaacatatacacactactatagataaaatagataaacaacagggactactgtatggcacagggaactatattcaatatcttgtaataacctataatggaaaagactcttaaaaagaatatatgtacatatgaatatatatatatatatatctatatatatctatatatatctatctatctgaatcactttgctgtactgtaaatgaactatacttcaattaagtaTTGGAGGTTGTCCCTAAATGCTATGTACAGTAAATGTATGTTACAGTAACATAGTAATAGTAACTTGATGCTACATTTTGTAACAGCTATACAATATTTCACTTTATGGATTTGCTGTGGTTATTTAACCAGGTCCCAATTTATGGACATTTAAGTCTTTCCGCTATTAAATGTTGTTGCACAAAACCATGTTGTACTACAATGTTGTACAAGATCAGCCTTGTGCTTGTGACCCTGTGCAAGAAagtgcatttataattttaataatgttgcAAAATTGCCCTTCAGAAAGAGATGTATGAACACGCatatttccccacatcctctccaatatgTTCTCTCAGACTTTTTTGTCTTGGGTGATCTGATGGGTGAAAATAtaagtgaggttgagcatcttttcatatgttgaagagtCATTTCTATTGCCCTTCTGGaaaagttttgttcttttgcCTAGTTTTCTACTGGGATGTCgaccattttattgatttgtagaagttctttatatattaaggaaattAGCCTTTATGTGTGATacgatttgtaaatattttttcttagtttctcatttttcttttgactttctctgcttcttgaatgatcttttaaaaatataatttggatCACTTTTCTGCCTGACACCAGACTCTAATGGTCTtttgataaagataaaaatacttGCCATGGCCCACATGGTCCTGCTGACTCCTTGAGCTTTATCATAACCAATTCTTCTCACcgttcaatttttaaattatataatgaatatatataaaagaatatatatatatatattacaaagccaAATAATGTAAATACCCATGAATCCACCTCTCCCATTCAataggctgcctttttgttttgttaatagcTTCcctcactgtgcaaaagctttttagtttgatgtagtcccatttgtttatttttgcttttgtttgcctTGCCTGAGGATGCATgttcaaaaaaatattgataagaccaatgtcaaagaatgtaccacctatgttttcttctaggagttttgtggtttcttgtcctacatttaagtctttaatccattttcagtttatttttgtatatggtgtgagaaagtagtgcactttgatttttttgcatgtagctgtccagttttcctagcaccatttaattaattaattaatttatttatttatttatggctgtgttgggtcttcgtttctgtgcgagggctttctctagttgcggcaagtgggggccactcttcatcgcggtgcgcgggcctctcactgtcgcagcctctcttgttgcggagcacaggctccagacgcacaggctcagcaattgtggctcatgggcctagttgctccgcggcatgtgggatcttcccagaccagggctcgaacccgtgtcccttgcattggcaggcagattctcaaccactgcgccaccagggaagcccccatgtgtTCTTGATTAACATATATTCCCTGCCTCTATGTGTCCAATAAAGTCAAATCCCCATCTTTCCTAACTTCTTGTTTCTGACGCATCAGTCATTAAAAGGTTAATCTCCCTCTGGGATGATTTCTCCCAGAGGGAGACCATTTCGATTTCGACATCTCGATTTCTCCAGGTAGGGCTGTCAgtgttttctttatgtattttgaggctAATTGACAAAGTGTTTACAAGTTTAAAATTGCTACGTCTTCCTGGCAAATCAGCCATTTTTTCATGATGTATGGACCCATTTTGATTCTAATAATACTTCCATCTTAGTCTAGTTTGTCTGGTATTAATATAGCCTTTCcagctttcttcctccctccttccctccctccctcccttccttcttccttcttttctttttaaattgatatatacttgacatattagtttcaggtgtacaacatgattcaatatttgtgtatacTGCAAAATGagcaccacaataagtctagttaacatccatcactgcacatagttacaattttttttcttgtgatgagaacttttaagatctacttgcttagcaactttcaaatatacaatactacctttcttttgattagtatttgttatatctttttgaCATCCCTTTACTTTCAACCTTCCAGTGACCTCATGTTGAGGTatgtctactttaaaaaataataataataaatatatagatatagatattttctttctttattttctttctttattttttaatttggccatgctgcatggcttgtgggatcttggttctatgaccagggattgaacctgcgccctcagcagtgaaatttcagagtcctaaccactggactgccagggaattccctatctgGATATTTTCCATCAAGTCTGATAGTCTGTATCATTTAACTTCAaagtttaatccacttacatttattgtgatttcTGACATATTTGGCCTTGTCTCTACCATCTTACATTTTCACtttctatttgttccttttcttttgtgcTGTTGACAGTGGCTGCCAGCTTAATTGTCCTTCCTTTTAGGTGATCTGTCATAACTTCTGACTGCTTTGTGAgctctttgtttttggtattctGCAGTTTTGCCACAGTGTGTCTAGGTAtggatttctttgtatttatctggTTTTATACACTTTGTATGTATCATCCATTCTGCAGACTTCTCATTAATTCCCTTTCAAtatctcttcttcattctctcttctctccctttggGGTTCAGACTTGACTTATATTGAACTTCTTATTCTGTCCTCTTTATCTCTTAATCGTCCATCACATTTCCCACCTTCCTGTCTTTCTGAGTTGGAATCTGAGTGATTTCTTCAGATCCAATTCATTAGTTCCTTCTCTGGCTCCTTCTAAGATGCTGTTTAACAACTTATCActtcaataattatattttccttttggaagAGCTTAACTGATTCCTTTGCAAATCCACCTGGTCCTCTGAGGTAGTCTCATGTCACCTGTTCTGTGAttccaacttttattttcctcaggCATTTCACACAGAAGCCTTGCAGTCTAAACttgtcctttgtttttttctcctgactCACCTTTATGGTAATTTGTTGTCTTGTGTGTTTGGTGATTTTGGTTGTGAACTCATATTATTTGCTTTTACTCCGTGGAAAATGTTGGGGCCTGAACTGAGAATTCTTTCCAGGACTTTGATTTCCTCCTGTGGAGCCCTTCATGACCCTCCAGCCTCGGGGAAGCTCAGACTCAGTGCCCTCCACCCCCATGTCCCTCAGTCCAATCAAGGGTGTCTGCCTAGCACATTCTCCTGAGCTTCACATAACTGGAGAACAAAATGGTCCTCATGCTTGTCACAGGGCCTGGCTGCCACTAGTGTGTTCCTACCTGGGGAACGAAAGGATGTCTGGGAGGGGGGCAGAGTAGGCTCTGAGGCCCCAAGGGTCTATTTTGGACACCTCCCTCTCTTTGTCTTCTCCAGGCCTGGCCAGTATGACCCAGAATTTGGAGCCACTTCTGAAGACACAGGGCTGGGACTGGGCGTGAgtcctgggaagggagggggagcagCAGCATGCTGTGACCTGCAGGCAGGGTGCTGACCTGCCGCGGGGCCCTGACCCTTCTCTTTTTCCCAGTCTTCCTCTGGTCAAGCTGGCCATCCGCGTGGGGCTGGCGGCAGTGGGCTCCATGCTGGGTGCCTTCCTCACCTTCCCAGGCCTGCGGCTGGCCCAGACCCACCATGATGCACTGACCATGTCGGAAGACCGGCCCATGCTGCAGTTACGTGGGGGACCAGGTGGATGGAGGGTTAGGGAGCCTAGGGGAGGGGCCGGTGGGGATGGTGTGTGCCCAAGCCTACCCGCTCTGCGCCCTTGCCCCCAGGTTCCTTCTGCACACCAGCTTCCTGTCCCCCCTGTTTGTCCTGTGGCTCTGGACCAAGCCCATGGCGCGGGACTTCCTGCACCAGGCTCCCTTTGGGAGCACGTCCTTTTCTCTGTGCGTATGGAAGTGGGAGGCAGGGCAGCTGGGGCCCCCTCTGGGTACTCCAGTCTCTGAGGCTAAGGGAGGAGTGGGTCCTGGGAGAGGATCCTGGGGCAGAGGGCAGCCTCACTAGCCCCCTCGCCCCTCTCGGCGCAGGCTGTCCGACTCGGCCTTCGACTCGCTGCGTCTCTGGATGCTGGTGGCACTGTGCCTGCTGCGGCTGGCGGTGACCCGGCCCCACCTGCAGGCCTACCTGTGCCTGGCCAAGGCTCGAGTGGAGCAGCTGCGGCGGGAGGCCGGCCGCATCGAGGCCCGAGAGATCCAACGGCGGGTACcggcgcggggggcggggagggaaccTGGGCCTCAGGGCGGGGTTCCCTGTCCCTCAGGCGTGGGGTTACCCGGAGCCCGAAGGTCCCCTGCTGCAGCCACTGCTACCTGTCCACCAGGTGGTGCGGGTGTACTGCTACGTGACAGTCGTGAGCCTGCAGTACCTGAGTCCGCTCATCCTCACACTCAACTGCACGCTGCTGCTCAAGACGCTGGGTGAGAACCCGCCTGGGCGACGGCGGGGGCGGGGTCTGGAGTTGGAGCGGGGCGGGGCTGAGCCTGGAACGAGGGGCTGCAGTTGTAgttgggtgggagaggggaggggagggccggaGATTGAgcgaggcgggggcggggcctgtctacagagggggcggggcagaggctggagggccCTGAGATGGGGCGAGGTCAGAGGcggagcctggggtggggcccgaAGCTGAGGTGCGGGCAGAGCCTGAGGTAGCCGAGGCGGTGGAAGGAGGCAGAGCCTACTGGCCATACTGGCCAGGCCTGGGGAAGACAAAGAGAGGGAGGTGTCCAAAATAGACCCCTGGGGCCTCAGAGCCTACTCTGCCCCCCTCCCAGACATCCTTTCGTTCCCCAGGTAGGAACACACTAGTGGCAGCCAGGCCCTGTGACAAGCATGAGGACAATTTTGTTCTCCAGTTATGTGAAGCTCAGGAGAATGTGCTAGGCAGACACCCTTGATTGGACTGAGGGACATGGGGGCGGGGCGGGTGAGTGTCAGCATGGGTGGGGGTCCTGGAGGCCAACTCCGCCTGCGCCtccacccatccctccctccaccctctttcTCTCGCAGGCGGCTACTCCTGGGGCCTGGGCCCCGTCCCCCCGCTGTCCCCCACCCCGTCCTCAGCCCGCGATGGCCCAGTCGGCCCCGAGGAGGATGAGGCCCAGCAGATAGTGGCCCTGATCGCCGGGGTCCTGGGCAGCTTGCTCACGCCACTCTTCCTCCGCGGCGTCCTCGCCTTCCTCATCTGGTGGATCGCCACCTGCCAACTGCTCTCCAGCCTCTTCGGCCTGTACTTCCACCAGCATCTGGCGGGCTCCTAGCCCGCCTGCAGACACTCCTGCGGCCCCAAGGTCTGGTCCTGGTCCAGCGGGGCGCGGGCCAccccctctgtgtccccaggtGCAAGGTGGTCCTGGGAGTCCCAGATGCGTCCGCTGTGCCAGTCCCCTTCACTGCATGCCTGAGCCGTGGCCACGCCTTGGACCCTGAGCTTCTGTCTAGAAACTGATTCCCCaggcccagaggcagagggtCCCACGGCCAGCCATTGTTCCCAGATTGCATGTGCCCAGTTTGACTGCAGTGggggtgggcatgggggtgggagggggcactATTCTGAATAAAGGAgcaagccacttttttttttaaattaattcaattaatttatttttggctgctttggttctttgttactgcgtgcgggctttctctagttgcggcgagtgggggctactctttgttgtggtgtgtgggattctcattgcagtggcttctcttgttgcggagcacgggctctaggcgtgtgggcttcagtagttgtggcgcgtgggctcagtagttgtggcttgcgggct from Balaenoptera musculus isolate JJ_BM4_2016_0621 chromosome 3, mBalMus1.pri.v3, whole genome shotgun sequence encodes the following:
- the TMEM161A gene encoding transmembrane protein 161A → MAVLGVQLVVTLLTATLMHRLAPHCSFARWLLCNGSLFRYKHPSEEELRALAGKQRPRGRKERWANGYSEEKPLSVPRDTPFQLETCPLTAVDALVLRFFLEYQWFVDFAVYSGGVYLFTEAYYYVLGPAKETNIAVFWCLLTIAFSIKVFLTVTRLYFSAEEGGERSVCLTFAFLFLLLAMLVQVVPEETLELGLEPGLASMTQNLEPLLKTQGWDWALPLVKLAIRVGLAAVGSMLGAFLTFPGLRLAQTHHDALTMSEDRPMLQFLLHTSFLSPLFVLWLWTKPMARDFLHQAPFGSTSFSLLSDSAFDSLRLWMLVALCLLRLAVTRPHLQAYLCLAKARVEQLRREAGRIEAREIQRRVVRVYCYVTVVSLQYLSPLILTLNCTLLLKTLGGYSWGLGPVPPLSPTPSSARDGPVGPEEDEAQQIVALIAGVLGSLLTPLFLRGVLAFLIWWIATCQLLSSLFGLYFHQHLAGS